GACAGGTATTTGATTACCCTGATATCGGTATCGAGTTCTTCCTTAATTTCCCTTACTATTGCTGCTTCGCCTGACTCCCCTTCTTCCAGCTTGCCACCGGGGAATTCCCAACGTTTGGCCATTTCCCCGAAATCCTTGCGCTGGGCAGAAAAGACTTTCCCATCCTTGATCAAGATGGCAGCAGCGACCGTAACATGTTTCATGGCAATACAACCCCTTGCAGATCATCGTAGCAGCAGTGATGAAATTGGTCCAGGAGAAAACAAAGTTACTTTCCAGTTGCTTTCCTGTCAGGTTTCCATTAGCCCAATGTGTTTTCCGCTATCATTTGGATTGAGAAAACCCCTATTACACAATTACTGATTACAGGTACCTGTAACAAATCAGCCCAAAATGGTCGCTTTAATAAAAAGTTTACTATTTTCATTAATTATTACGGTGATTCTAACCATAATAGTTTATAAACAATGTTGATTCTAGTGGAAATATATACTATTAGCCGATATTATTCAAAACATGGCTAAGCAATACGGGCTCCTCATAAAATGGGCTTTAGACAGAAATAATTTGATAAAAACCCCTGATACTGCAGAAAGGGGTGAACATTATCGATGTCCTCTTTGCAAAGAATCGGTTATTTTCAGGAAAGGAAAAATTAGGGTTCCGCATTTTGCACATAAAAAAAATGTACAGTGTACACTTGAGAGGATCAGGAAAATAGTTGCACAGTATAAGATGGTTGAGGTATTTTCTGACTGGAAAAACTCTACAGGGGAAAAACCGCAATTCCTACGGCGGTGTGGGATATGTCAGAAATGGTCTTTCCAAAACCTTTCTGACAAGGTAGATGCGATTGATTCTGATTTCCCCCTGTCTGATGGAGCTTCTGCAGATTTAGTTCTAAAGTCCAAGGACATTCCAGTAGCATTGATCTTTATTGATTTTAACCCAAATCCTTCGAAATTAAAAAATCTGCCAATAAATTTGCCTTACATTGTGGTGGACCCAAATGAAATTGTAAAAAATCCTTATATCTGGCAACCAATAAATGATCATTTCAATAAAAACATATGTACTTCCTGTATAAAGACGAAATCTATTCTTGCCAAACAAACATATGGGATAGAGTTAAAGAAAAACAACTTTCAATTTCGAACTATTCGTTGTTGGAATTGCAATCATACTATCTTGGTGTTCTTATGGCCGATCCGGCAAAAAGAAGGGTTGGCTGCCTCTCAGAATTGTATTTCACGACCTTCAACGTTAGTTGAAAAGTATTCAGACTTTACTGGCTCCAGCTACCTTGCAAATACGTGTCCACATTGTCATTCTGTTCAAATAGAACATTATCAACAAGAGCCACGAGAATTTAATTTCTAATGGGAGTTGTGCACTGTTTATTACCTTGAAAAGGGCCTCATAATAAAACCACTATCCAACAGTCTGATTATAGTAACTTATAATCCAGAAACAAATAAATCATGTGTATAATAGTTGAAGTTCTGTAAAATTTATCCCGCATATGCTCTGCTTGGTTCTACCAGCTCTAAAAATTCTTTTCTCCCCAACTTGATCCCTGAGTCATTGAGCCTGTCTTGCCTGCACTCAAAGATATGCTCAAGCACCTTTTTCTTTTCATCTTTCAGACCGAAATGCAGAAACCGGTGGCAGGTGGGACAAAGGGCTAGGATATTGGCGTAGACATCCAGACTAGTATCAATTTCATTCTGGACTGCAAGCGGAATGAGATGATGCCCCTCAACATATTGCCTATGTAATGACTGGGAAATGAATGTTTGATGTCCTCCATCTATCTCACAATGATAATCCGAGGCCTGGAATACCTGCCTGACCATAATCCTGTCCCTGCTTTGCAAAACCGTTTGTTTAGCTATCGTTGGCTGTTTGACAGGACAGGGGCAATCGATGAGTGAAAGCGAAGAGGGATGAATCAAGAAATCCTTTCCCTCGGCAAATTCCATATAACTAACAAAACCCGAACTATACATTCTGTGGCCCTTATCATTTAGGGTAACAAATATAGGGTTTTCGGTTAAAGCCTGCTTGATTTCCAACAACTGCGAATAGGAGTCGATATCGTACAGGCTCTCGATCTGTGGATACCCCATATCTCTCAAGATTGCTGTTATTTTACGCAGGGATCGAAAGTAATGATCAATCGTAGCTTCACTTACTTTTTTAACATTCTTCAAATACAACCCAAAGTATTCCTGTTGCATACCATATCCCTCAATCTTTACCAGAAAATGCTAAACCTACCACTTCCTCAACACCGCATTGATCCACTTCTCCCCTGCCCTGTCTGGTCTCTGGTCAGTAGTCTGCAGGATTTCCAGCAGCTTGAACTGACCTTGTTCGCTGATAAAGGCTTGGAAGGAATCAGGGGTATAACAGGTAAAGGTCCTGCCGTCTTTGGTAAAATCCTCTTCCCTTTCCTTGAAAGAACAATATAGGATTCCTTCGTCTTTCAAAGCTTTGGAAAGACGGCCAAAAACATCTTTCATGTCTTCTCGCCGAACATGTAAAAGCGAAGCGCTTGCCCAGATGCCATCGAAACGTTCTTCGTAATCAAGCGATTCAAAACCCATTTGCCGTACAGGAATCGAAACCAATTCCCTTGTTGCTTCCACCATGGACTGCGATAGGTCAAAAGCCTCGACCTGGTATCCCATTTGCTTGAAAGCAAGACTGTCACGACCACTGCCGCACCCGGCATCAAGAATGCTCGCCATCCGAGGCAGATGGGAAAGGAACAAGCGATATTGGTCTTTCATATCGACGGCAACCGTCGACTGTATGAACTGTTCTTTGTTTTTATCATAGTAGGAAACAGAGTCACCCATGGCATTTTCCTCCAAGGCATGCAGTATAACACTGATTGCAAGAGACAGGGCAACTAAAAACCTTCCCTAGGAATTGGGCACCAAATCATACAATACTTGTTTTTAGGGGGGTCACGTAAAACAGTAGCCATGCAATGCTGAAATAGCTACCTTTAGAACAGAAGGTACCAAATGAAAGAAACAATAGATCATGCTACGCTCCAAACCTTTGAAGAAAGCTTTGGCGCAGACAAAAAAAACAGGGTGGCAATGCATGCCACACTAGCCAATGGAATCCTTGAAAGTTGCAAGACAGTAGAGGCAGTGGTTGAAAACCGCCACTCCTTCTCGATTACCATAGAAGCCGGAGATATCACCGACCAGAAAAAGTCGGGTCGGTGCTGGATGTTCGCAGCGCTCAATGTAATGCGCCTCGAAGTCATGGAAAAGCTCAACCTCAAAAACATGGAACTTTCCCAGGCCTATCCCTTGTTCTGGGACAAGCTGGAAAAGTCGAACCATTTTCTTGAGAACATCATCGAAACCTTGGATGAACCGCTGGAAGGCAGGGTCGTGAGTTACTTACTCAAAGACCCCCTTGGCGATGGCGGCCAGTGGGATATGTTCTCCAACCTGATACGCAAATATGGGGTGGTTCCCAAGGAAATGATGCCAGAGAGCAAAGCATCCTCAGAAACCAAGACAATGGACAAACTCCTTACGTTGAAACTTCGCCAATTCGCCTGTGCCCTGAGAGAGGGCAACAAAGAGGGGAAAAGCCTTGAGAATCTTCGGGCATTGAAAGAAACACAGCTAACCTCCATCTACGACATGCTTTGCATCTCGATTGGCATTTCACCCAAGAAATTTACCTATGAAACACGAGACAAGGATGGCAAGTTCATCCGAATCTCAGATATCACTCCCCAGGATTTCTATAGGGACTATGTTTCTATGGACCTCGATCACTATGTAAGTCTGATCAATGCACCTACTGATGACAAACCCTATGGGAAAACCTATACCGTGCAATATCTTGGCAATGTACGTGGGGGAAAACCGGTTTGTTATCTAAATCTTCCCATCGAAGAATTGAAGAAGGCGGCAATAGCGCAGATGCAGGACGGCAAAGCCGTCTGGTTCGGTAGCGATGTGGGACAGAGCTCGGACGGGAAAAGCGGGATGATGGCCCTGAACACCTATGATCTGGAAGGACTGTTCTCCACTTCCTTCTTGATGGATAAGGCCCAGCGTCTCGATTATGGTGAGAGTCTGATGACCCATGCCATGGTCCTCACCGGCGTGAATCTCGACGATTCAGGCAAGCCGAACCGTTGGCGAGTCGAGAATAGCTGGGGCGATGAACATGGGGAAAAAGGATTCTTTGTCATGAGCGATGACTGGTTCAATGAATTCACCTACCAGATCGTTGTAGACATCAAATACCTGAACGAAGAACAACGGGCCCTGTTGAAACAGAAACCCATTGTTCTCAAGCCCTGGGACCCCATGGGCAGCCTCGCACTGTAAGAATAGAAATCATAAAAAATATGCAAAGCTCCTGCCTTCCTTCTGGAAACAGGAGCTTTTTCTTGACTGGGAAAAGAAATTAAAAACCTTTCGGTTCGAGCCCCCCTTTCCCTGCATCGCAAAGCCCCCCAAACGAAGTGCAGCAATGCAAGTATAATTCATGTCTGGGGGGATACCTTATCAATTTCTAGATACTAGGGAAATCAAAACACAATACCCTTTGGTTACATTTTCTCTTGTCCCTGTATGGATTGTAGCAATCTTGCAAGTATTTTTATGAAGTAATCCTTAATAGGCAAGCATTTCTTCAGGCCAACTCACCCGCCGCCTTGATCTTCACCCTGCTGGTATTTCCAGGGTAGTAAGCAAGAGGAACATCCTCCACATCGATAATCTCAACAGTCTCTTTTTGTGCCCCACTTGCTACGGCCAAGGCAATTGCCTCGTTCTTTGCAAGTTCCAAGGCCTGGGCGCGGGGAATCTTGTCAAAGGAAACAAGCTTCTCATAGGTACCGCTGACTTTGGAAATGGCAGACCCGATTGCATTGGCAGTCCCGAAATGATTGGGAGTCTGCACGCTCTTGGCTCCTACCAGGTCCTTCGGGATGATAATAGAACCACCACCGACAAGGATGACATCCATCGGCTCTGACGAAATCTTGATTGCATCCAGATTGTCCTCGACCATTGCCTGAATGGTTTCCATACCCTTTCGGACCAACTCTGCACTCAAATGGGCTACCTTGGAAGGATCGCCAAGGGTAACCATCTTGGCAGCAACTGCCAAATCGGTAGCGGTGAGCACATCGCCACCAAAGATCAGGGCTTTTTCTGCTATTTGGTATCCTACGCTGTCTGGACCTACTGTCACACTGCCATCTTCGTACTGCCGTACAATAGAACCTCCGCCAAGACCGATGGAAATGACATCAGGCATACGGAAATTGGTCCGCACTCCCCCGATGGAAACAGCCACCCCGCTCTCCCGGGGAAATCCATTCTGGATAACCCCGATATCGGTGGTGGTGCCACCGACGTCGATTACCACCGATTCCTTGATTGAACACAGGTAGTCTGCTCCCCTGATACTGTTCGTCGGGCCACAGGCAATCGTAAGGATCGGGTAACGGCGTGCATGTTCCACTGTCATAAGAGTACCGTCGTTCTGTGACAGGTAGAGCTCTGCATTCACCAGCCCCTCTTGCTTCAGAGAGGCATCGAATCCCTCGGTAAAGGTCTTTGCAACCTTGTGCAAAGCTGCATTGAGAATGGTAGCGTTTTCCCGCTCGACAAGACCCATCGAACCGATCTCGCTGGAGATGGATACATGGATATCATCGCCCATTACCTCATGGCAAAGCAGAGCTGCCTCTTTTTCCTGTTCATTGCGTACACAACCAAAAACACAGCTTATCGCTACTGCCTCAACCTTTCCTTTGAGACTGGCAAAAAAAGACCGTGCACCTTCTTTGTCAAACGGGGCAATCTCCTTGCCATCATACTCATAGCCACCACCAACGATGGCCGTTGCCAGAGAGACTTCCTGCAAAGCCTCTGCCCAGTCAATCATCGGAGGAATGGCAACAGAGGCAGGGGCCCCGATTCTCAGTATTCCTATCTTTGAGAGATGCTTGCGCTCGACAATGGCATTGGTACATTGGGTGGTTCCCAACATTGCTTTTGTTATGAGCGTCCTGTCAATCTTGGAGACAGAGAGAATTGCACGCAAAGCCTCAAGGATTCCGCTGGAGATATCAGCGCTCGTAGGTTGCTTGATATCGGCAACCACCTTGAGGTTTTCGTCAATCAAGACTGCGTCGGTATTTGTTCCCCCGACATCGATTCCCAGACGATAGTGCATTACTTCACCTCCTGGCAGCGCTCTTCAAGCGGAATATAGTCAGTGTCGCAACCAAAGTACCGGGGGCCTACCAATTCCAAGCCCTTTTCACTGCGCCACATTTCAAAACAGGGAAGCCCTACAACCAGAACCCGTTTGCCATACTTAAGGGCATCGGTGGTAACCGGCAAGAAGGTCTCGGTATCGACAAGACAGATAAGGTCGGGAACGGTTGCCACAATAGTGTTTTCTACCGTACAGGTCAGGTTTTCGTTCTGGAACTCTACCTTGGCCTGTTTGCCCTTGCAGTCAGCAATTCCATCGAGCACCACGGTTCCAAAATTGAAAGCACCCCGGGTCTCACGAAGCACATCGCTGATCTTTCCCTTGAACAGGCGATAGCCACCGGTAAACTCCAAGAAGCTTTGCTCAGGGGTCTTATCACCACTTTCCTTGACATTGCGGATAGCTTTCCCCAAGGTCTCTGACCTGCTTACAATATTCTTTACCCCATATGCTTTGACTGTCTTGCCATCCATAGGATAGAGGGCAACTGCAACCGAACCACCACAGCTCATGGTAACGGAGCGGGCCAGTTCCTCTGTCCATTTGTTGGAAACGGTCTCGAAAATTACAGCGTTTCCCTTCTCGTCAGTAAGGGCCATGGGGGAAGCACTGACCCCGCCGATGGTAAAGGTGACCATTTGCAACTCGGGAAACGCACGCCCCATGCCGTCGACATCGACCAAGGGAAGGCCAAGTGACGCCGCACAGACAATGGGGAACATACTGTTGAAGCCGCCGGCTTCCATTGGCATGAAGGCGTAGACCTCCTTGCCAAAATATTTGCTTACCAAATCATATAGGGCTTTTGCCTCCCTACCATTGGCCGCTTTCTCAGCCAAAACAGTAGGGGCCCCCATCATTGCCATGGGGACGATAAGGGCGTCATCCGGTATTTCCTCAGGATCGAGTAAGGTTACCGGTCCAAATTCCTTGATGGCACCCATGGCCATGAGTTTTCCAATATAGGGATCGCCGCCACCCCCGGCACCTAGCAACGAGGCGCCGAGAGCGATGTCTTCGATTTCTTTCAATCCGATCGTTCTCATTATTTTTCCTTCTTCTTTTCGAATATCCTGTGGAGGATGATATAACTGACCATGGAAACTACGATGCCATTGATAGGCCCGATGAAAAACACGGCAATATTGCCGGTGATGTAGGCAACGACAGCACCAAGAACAAACGAGATGATCCCATCAAGGGCAAAGCCTTTTTTGATTACCACGTTCTCTTTCTTCCCTTTGCCGAGGATCCAATAGGAAGCAATGATGACGCCGGCGATAGGGGGGATAAAAGCGGTGAGAATGCTCAAAAAGGCTTGGAATTTACTCATGAGGCCAATAGCTGCAAGCAGTGTCCCAAGTCCCCCTGCAATTGCAGTGGCAATCTTGAATTTCTTTTCCCCTACCCCAAAGAGATTGGACACTGCAATCCCGCCGCTGTAGGCATTGGTTACGTTTGTTGTCCAGGTAGCCAGTACCAAAGCGATCAGGCCAAAGGCAGGAACCCCGACTGAAGCAAGTACTGCCGAGATGTCATACTGACCGGTTACAATGGAAAGCACTGCACCGATAAGGATCATGAGAAGGCCAACGGGCAAAACGCCAAGGACAGAGGATTTGATTACGTCTTTGCGGTTCTTGGCAAACCGTGAGTAGTCGCCGCTGATAACCCCGCCAAGGGCGAAGGTAGCAACGGTGAGGCTGATTCCGGTAACCAAGCTCATTGGGGCTGCAGGCTGATAATTTGCAATGATGGCACTTCCGTCATTTTTGGTAAAAGCGGCAAACACGCCATAGGCCATAACCAAAAGCAAGGCGGGAACTGCAATATAGTTGAGGTATTTTAAGGCCTTATAGCCATACATAGCGGTAAGAAGCATCAGAATCCCCCAGACAAAGGAGCTAAGCCAAACAGGAATGGATACTCCAGTCATGGAAGCGACCATTGAGGAGAAGGACGATCCGCAGACAGCACTCTGAATCCCAAACCACCCGATACAGGCTATGGCAAGCATCAAGCTGATAATGTACTGGGCACCTTTTTCCCCCAGGACAGAGCCTGCCATCGAAACGGTAGGGAGGCCGGTATCACAACCTTCCATACCCATGAAACACATGTAGGTACAGACAATCCCATACCCTAGCAGGACACAAAGGACAACCCCACCAAGGGTAAACCCCATCCCGAGGAAGCCTCCGATCATAAGACAAGGGACGCAGATCATGCTGCCGATCCAGATCATGGCCAGACTGCCCCAGCTCTGGCGCTGTGAGGCGGAAACTTCAAAACCATTGTTGATTTCACTCATATGCTCTCTCCTTGCAAGTAATTGTGTATTGCAAGGATAGTAAAAAATGAGAGCGATTACGTCATTGGTTGTACATCCCAAAATCAGGGACACTTTTTGTCTAAAAGGACAAAATCATGAACCTAGGACTCTTTGGACAGCCATGGCAAAGGCAAGGAAAGCATTCAGGGGAAAAGCTGAAACCTCGGAACCGAACTGTGCATTGAGCTTTTGCACCCGATATTTTACCGAATTTATATGCAGATTGAGATGCTGGGCAGTCTTTGCAACATTCCCTTGGCAATCGAGCAGCAAAATTGCGAGCGTTCTCTGACTTTCGCTGTCTTGTTGGATTGGACGAAGACAATGGGTATGCTGCTCGATGGAGAGCTGGCCCTTCTCGATGCAGTGCAGGCAGTTCTTTGCAAAGGTAATATCTTCGGCAGTATAGAACAGCTTACAGGGAAATATGGAACGACAAGCTTCCTTGGTTTCCTGGATGGTAAGATAGGCCTGCCTCACCTCTGTGGTGGTAAGGGTATGTTGAATTGAAAATAGCTTGCATCGTAACACACCCAGTTCCTGGGCAATGGATTCTCTCTCCCCCAGACATTTCCCATCAGTGAAGGCTACTGTGTGCTTTTCGTAGTTGTCACAGACACAGATTGCATAGTTTTCCTTCAGGATGCGGGAAAGTGAATCCTTGTAGGTCGCATTGTTTTCTTCTTCTTTGTCCGGTATGAGTACCCACATCTCCTGCAAAGCGGCGACATCGATGTGGAACAGTTCGCCAAGACGACGCATCTTGATAGGTTCGTCACGCAAGATAGTCCGTATCATTTCCTCTGATATGAACTGGTTATGCTGGGGATTCCAGATGTTGACGAACAACTGTACCACCTCGACAATCTGCCTGAGAATTTCCTCGGAGAGTACCTTCCCTTCGGTGTTGATGGTATGCAGATACATTGCAGGTCCTTTGCCTGCAGTAATCCGGCTTTGGTTTTTCCACCAAAGCGATGGAAACCGATGGGCTTCCATCGCATGGGTAAGCGCAGATTCCGCGGCCAGCGGATAGGCAACGGCATTGAGCAACTTGTTGTTCTGGTCAGTCAGGATGAAACTGGTATGCAATCGGTCGCGGAGCATCGAAAGCAGGGTATCCATGGTCCTCAGATGCTCGGGAAGGCGGGTCACCTGGTTCAACAAGTCGCCGGAGAACAGGGTCTGTTCGGTCCTGTCCTTGATAACTGCTTCCATGACGGAGGTAATCACTTCGCTGTAGCGGTAGTTGATACTGCCCTCGGGCATCACGATAAGGGCGATTCCGTACGCATTGGCGACATCGAGAACCCTTTGGTCGAGTTCCTTGACGATAATACCCAGGTAATACAGGATGACCCCCACTTCCCCGTAGGAGGCAAGGTCCTTGAGAATATTACACTGGGCATCGACATCGTGGCGGATGTTATACCAGCAAGTCAGGGCAAGCTCGCTGCCGATGAACCGGTTCTTCTCAAAGAACTCATCGAGCAAAGCCGTAGGCTGGGCATATTCCAAGACAGACACGGAAGTAACCGGACGGTCTAAGGCACTCTTTCCTGCAACTACCGTGGCATCCTTGAGGCAGGGCAATTCCAATAACTGGGATAGATTTACACTCATGTTGCTACGCTAGTCAATGTTGTATTATTTGTAAAGAGTAAAGGAATCGGTTTACTAATAACAGGAACCAGATACAGGGCAAATCGTTAAAGAACGACCTTCTTCATCAAAGCGAACGCTGTCAGATAGCAGACCCCAATAGCACGCGGGTTTCATTTCCCTTAAAAGAAAATGACCGGAATTCAAAACAATGATACGATGTAAACACTATTCTTCTTTGAAAAATTGAATAGGTACATCAAAACAAACGAAAGGGATTTTGCACGTTATGGACTACAAGAACCAAGCTGAAGGTCTTGAAAAGCTGAAAGAACTGGTTGAAAACAGTAAAAACACATCGGTCTACACTGCTTTCGAAGTTTCCAGGCTCAGCGGGGTGCCTGACTATCGTCTTCCCCATGGGAATGAGACTTCCCCCTGGCAAGGGATACAGATGGACAGGTTATTGAGTTGGGATTATTTCATCTCGCGTCCGGAAGTCGTCTATGCATGGGCAAGGGACATGTGGTTCTCCATGGAGGACTATGAACCGAATAGAATTCACACCCTTCTTTCTGAAGGCATGCAATCGGGACGAATCAAGAATGTCATTACGGAAAACATAGACATGCTCCTGCAGAGGGCAGGTATCGGAAATCCTTTAGAACTCAAGGGTAGTCCCTATCTTTCCTACTGTATGAAATGCGGAAAACCTTTCCTTTATACCAAGGTGGCCCCAGTGGTCAAAGAAGGTGAAATTCCCTACTGTGACCTTTGCGGAACCATCGTAAGACCCTCCATTCTCTTTATAGATGAGCCTATGAACAAACCTATAATGAAAAAAGCCATCCCAGCATTTTCATTCTGCAACCTCTGCATTGTCATCGGTTCTCCCACTCCCCGAAAAGAAATTATAGACCTTTTCAAGACTGTTCGCAAAGACAAGCTTGTAGTCCTCAGTCCAAGGGAAACCTGTATCGATGATCTTGCTTTTATCAAACTCAACGATATTGAAGGGGTAATGCGGGAACTCGAGACTAGTTTTCGCAAACCCCAACCTGTATAACCAGGGGAATATCCCGTATAAATGGTAAAATCACAGAACAGGGCCTTGATTCCGAAAATAATGGTGATTATATAAAAGAGGTCTCCATACCTCTACCAGCTCGAGACGCTTCCCGAACTTTACTCTGGTTTCGGTTTTGTGCTTCCAAAACAACTGGCAAACAACTTCTGTACAAGGCAACGAGAGAACTCTATCAGCATTTTCAACTGGTATAGTCGCCTCTTTTTTGTGTGTGAAGGAAAATTTTTTCAGTCCTCAGATTCCTATCTCGCGCATAATTTCCATGATCTTATCAACCCTGCTTTCTTCTTCTCTCCCGTAATACCCAAAGAGTTTCAATTCTTTTACGATCTTCCCATCTGACATAAACAGTATGCGTTCGGAGCGCGAAGCTATCTTTGCATCGTGAGTTACCATCACGATGGCAGTCCCGACTTTGTTAATCTCACCAAATACATCCATGATTTCCCCTGCGGTCTTGGAATTGAGAGCCCCGGTCGGTTCATCACAAAACAGAATCTTGGGGTTGTTCATAAGGGAGCGGCAGATCCCCGCACGTTGCAATTGACCACCGGAGACCTGTGAGACTTCCCGCTGTCCAAGCGATGCTATGCCTGCCATCTCCATAAGATCGATAGCCTTCTTTGTAATGGCTTTTCTGTTCTTGGGGTCTGAACGTACCGCAATTAGGATGATATTATCCAGAATATTCAGATTCCTGAGCAAACTCGGCTGTTGGAAGACAAACCCCATAGCATTTCTGCGGGTATCGGCAAGTTCCTTATCCTTCATCTTCGACAGGTCTTTGCCATCAAAGAGAATGGTTCCTCCATTTACCGTATCCATGCCGCTCAATGCATACATAAGGGTCGATTTTCCAGACCCTGAAGGTCCCATGACCGAAACGAACTCGCCATTCTTTACTGACAGGGAAACTCTGTCAAGGACGTTGTGCTCTTCCTGTCCAAATGATTTTACAAGGTTTTCGCAGGTCAATAGATTCTGTACGGTAGTAGCCATGGCATTACTCCTTAATAGTATCAGAAATAGACAGGTTCCCAGAACTGGAAGTAGTGAGAAACGTTGCAAGTATCACACAAGAGAGCAGCAACAAAGGCGAGATTAGATAGGCAGACAAAGGTCGTACGACAAAGGAGAATACTGTCGCCCCA
The sequence above is a segment of the Sphaerochaeta pleomorpha str. Grapes genome. Coding sequences within it:
- a CDS encoding (deoxy)nucleoside triphosphate pyrophosphohydrolase; this translates as MKHVTVAAAILIKDGKVFSAQRKDFGEMAKRWEFPGGKLEEGESGEAAIVREIKEELDTDIRVIKYLSTVEYQYKTFSITMSGYLCEILAGDLVLSEHLCAKWLGKDELYSVPWADADIPLVQAIEGMLV
- a CDS encoding DUF917 domain-containing protein; this translates as MRTIGLKEIEDIALGASLLGAGGGGDPYIGKLMAMGAIKEFGPVTLLDPEEIPDDALIVPMAMMGAPTVLAEKAANGREAKALYDLVSKYFGKEVYAFMPMEAGGFNSMFPIVCAASLGLPLVDVDGMGRAFPELQMVTFTIGGVSASPMALTDEKGNAVIFETVSNKWTEELARSVTMSCGGSVAVALYPMDGKTVKAYGVKNIVSRSETLGKAIRNVKESGDKTPEQSFLEFTGGYRLFKGKISDVLRETRGAFNFGTVVLDGIADCKGKQAKVEFQNENLTCTVENTIVATVPDLICLVDTETFLPVTTDALKYGKRVLVVGLPCFEMWRSEKGLELVGPRYFGCDTDYIPLEERCQEVK
- a CDS encoding class I SAM-dependent methyltransferase, coding for MGDSVSYYDKNKEQFIQSTVAVDMKDQYRLFLSHLPRMASILDAGCGSGRDSLAFKQMGYQVEAFDLSQSMVEATRELVSIPVRQMGFESLDYEERFDGIWASASLLHVRREDMKDVFGRLSKALKDEGILYCSFKEREEDFTKDGRTFTCYTPDSFQAFISEQGQFKLLEILQTTDQRPDRAGEKWINAVLRKW
- a CDS encoding hydantoinase/oxoprolinase N-terminal domain-containing protein — translated: MHYRLGIDVGGTNTDAVLIDENLKVVADIKQPTSADISSGILEALRAILSVSKIDRTLITKAMLGTTQCTNAIVERKHLSKIGILRIGAPASVAIPPMIDWAEALQEVSLATAIVGGGYEYDGKEIAPFDKEGARSFFASLKGKVEAVAISCVFGCVRNEQEKEAALLCHEVMGDDIHVSISSEIGSMGLVERENATILNAALHKVAKTFTEGFDASLKQEGLVNAELYLSQNDGTLMTVEHARRYPILTIACGPTNSIRGADYLCSIKESVVIDVGGTTTDIGVIQNGFPRESGVAVSIGGVRTNFRMPDVISIGLGGGSIVRQYEDGSVTVGPDSVGYQIAEKALIFGGDVLTATDLAVAAKMVTLGDPSKVAHLSAELVRKGMETIQAMVEDNLDAIKISSEPMDVILVGGGSIIIPKDLVGAKSVQTPNHFGTANAIGSAISKVSGTYEKLVSFDKIPRAQALELAKNEAIALAVASGAQKETVEIIDVEDVPLAYYPGNTSRVKIKAAGELA
- a CDS encoding aminopeptidase C produces the protein MKETIDHATLQTFEESFGADKKNRVAMHATLANGILESCKTVEAVVENRHSFSITIEAGDITDQKKSGRCWMFAALNVMRLEVMEKLNLKNMELSQAYPLFWDKLEKSNHFLENIIETLDEPLEGRVVSYLLKDPLGDGGQWDMFSNLIRKYGVVPKEMMPESKASSETKTMDKLLTLKLRQFACALREGNKEGKSLENLRALKETQLTSIYDMLCISIGISPKKFTYETRDKDGKFIRISDITPQDFYRDYVSMDLDHYVSLINAPTDDKPYGKTYTVQYLGNVRGGKPVCYLNLPIEELKKAAIAQMQDGKAVWFGSDVGQSSDGKSGMMALNTYDLEGLFSTSFLMDKAQRLDYGESLMTHAMVLTGVNLDDSGKPNRWRVENSWGDEHGEKGFFVMSDDWFNEFTYQIVVDIKYLNEEQRALLKQKPIVLKPWDPMGSLAL
- a CDS encoding competence protein CoiA family protein, producing MAKQYGLLIKWALDRNNLIKTPDTAERGEHYRCPLCKESVIFRKGKIRVPHFAHKKNVQCTLERIRKIVAQYKMVEVFSDWKNSTGEKPQFLRRCGICQKWSFQNLSDKVDAIDSDFPLSDGASADLVLKSKDIPVALIFIDFNPNPSKLKNLPINLPYIVVDPNEIVKNPYIWQPINDHFNKNICTSCIKTKSILAKQTYGIELKKNNFQFRTIRCWNCNHTILVFLWPIRQKEGLAASQNCISRPSTLVEKYSDFTGSSYLANTCPHCHSVQIEHYQQEPREFNF
- a CDS encoding HNH endonuclease, whose translation is MQQEYFGLYLKNVKKVSEATIDHYFRSLRKITAILRDMGYPQIESLYDIDSYSQLLEIKQALTENPIFVTLNDKGHRMYSSGFVSYMEFAEGKDFLIHPSSLSLIDCPCPVKQPTIAKQTVLQSRDRIMVRQVFQASDYHCEIDGGHQTFISQSLHRQYVEGHHLIPLAVQNEIDTSLDVYANILALCPTCHRFLHFGLKDEKKKVLEHIFECRQDRLNDSGIKLGRKEFLELVEPSRAYAG
- a CDS encoding cytosine permease encodes the protein MSEINNGFEVSASQRQSWGSLAMIWIGSMICVPCLMIGGFLGMGFTLGGVVLCVLLGYGIVCTYMCFMGMEGCDTGLPTVSMAGSVLGEKGAQYIISLMLAIACIGWFGIQSAVCGSSFSSMVASMTGVSIPVWLSSFVWGILMLLTAMYGYKALKYLNYIAVPALLLVMAYGVFAAFTKNDGSAIIANYQPAAPMSLVTGISLTVATFALGGVISGDYSRFAKNRKDVIKSSVLGVLPVGLLMILIGAVLSIVTGQYDISAVLASVGVPAFGLIALVLATWTTNVTNAYSGGIAVSNLFGVGEKKFKIATAIAGGLGTLLAAIGLMSKFQAFLSILTAFIPPIAGVIIASYWILGKGKKENVVIKKGFALDGIISFVLGAVVAYITGNIAVFFIGPINGIVVSMVSYIILHRIFEKKKEK